The Chlorobaculum sp. MV4-Y genome contains the following window.
CCACAATTTCGCCTATTACGGAACCGGCAGTAAAGCCAATGAACTTGCGGAAGCGCATGACCGGGAAATAATCAACACCTGCTTTGAATCGAAATTGACGAACAAAAAGATCACTCAGTTTTATTCCTATACGACTGATCCCGATGATTTCAAAAAATCCCGATGGAGCTGGTGTGGCCGCTACGCAATTCCCGTTGGTCTGCTGACGGCGCTCGATCTCCAGAGGCTAGAAAAAAGCGCTCCGTTAACGGGAGTGCCGATAGCCTACGCCACCAGCATCAGTCAGCAGCATCTGAAAATCGATGATCTGCGAATGGGCGAGACGGCGATTGCTTCGCCGAGGCATTGGGTTGGGTATGCGGCGGTTGGATTTAAATAAGTATTCAGTGCTGCTAATGGGTTTTCTCACGATGGGGTAGAGTATGAGGAGATACATGCCTTTGAAGTAAAAGGCGTGAGCTGAAGAGTATTTTCTGAAATTTCGGTATTTTAGAATGATTTTATTTTGAGTGATAACTCAGAATGAAAATTTTTATCTCTTTATTTAATATGAGTTTAGAACAAAATATAGGATATGTTGCAAAAAGTATAAGTGTTCTTTTTGCTGCTTCATTTTTATTGTCATTTGTTTATGATTGAGGTTATCTGTTCTCCATTGGATTGGATTTTGCCTCTATTCCAACAAGTTTAAATGACCATATTAGGAGCGCATTGGTCTGGATGCCAAAAGCATTGTTTTTGATATTTATTGGTATTTTCAATGAGTTGATCAATCAGCGAGTTGAACAAGGTATGACAGAAGAGGAGATAGTTTTTACCTCAAGAAAGCCGAGCTTTGTTAGAAAATTCCGTAAAAGTCCTATTCTTTTTATTCGTTTTTTGTCTGTTTCGCTTTTTGCCTCATTCTTACTTTTTTGCGATTTATTTGCTGCTTCGTTATTATTGGCTATGCCGATCATTTGGGTTAATGTGAGTCGTTGGTTGCGTGATGCGCCATGGATACAAAAAAGAAGAAAGGAAGGATTTATATTTTTGTTTAAATGGTTGCCAATAGTTATTGTTGTGGTATTTTTTTATGGATATAATAATGCGGTTGTAGATACTAATAAAAATTATGCTGGTGTTGAAGTTGTTGATGATGTTTCTGCGCGGCCAGTCTTGGTAAATGAACTAAGGTTTTACGAAAAAGGAATGCTTTCAATAGATTCGAAAAAAAGTACATATCTTTTTTGCTTTGGGAAAAGGTGAGATATATTAAATATAAAAATCAATATAAACAGTTTGTGGAGCTGGTTGGGAATTGGATAAATAAGGATATGTTAAGAAATAATTATCCTTCTGATAAAAGGCAATAAATTGATTTTTAACTTCAATATATGCTCGCTTGAGCTTTCGCCATTCAGTGGAATTTGTTCTTATCCCCGCTTCAGATTCCTGAAAATCTTCAGTGTTGCTTCGGAGAGGTTGAGGGTGTAGAAGTGGATGCCTTTGACTTTGTGATCCAGCAGTTCCTGCACCTGGTTGGTGGCCCATTCGATGCCGATTTCAGCAACCTCTTTGTCATCGGCAGCTTCGAGCACTTTGCGGAGCAGCTTTGACGGGATTCTTGAGCCAAGGGCGAGTTCGCCCATGCGGATCATGCCTTTCTTTGTCATGATCGGCATGAGGCCGGGGATGACCGGCACGGTGATGCCCGCCAGCTCGCAGCGCTCGACGTAGTCGAAGTAGTCGCGGTTGTCGAAGAAGAGCTGCGTGACGATGTAGTCCGCTCCCGCGTCAACCTTCTCCTTGAGGAATTCAAGCTCCTTCATGCGGTTCGGCGTCTCTGGGTGGCCTTCGGGGAAGCCTGCCACACCGATGCCCATTTCGGGGAAGTTCACCTTGATGAATCGCACCAGGTCGATGGCGTGCGGGAAATCCTTGATTGCCTCTTCAAGCGTGGGAATGTCGGCTGGTTTGTCGCCGCGCAAGGCCAGCACGTTCTTGATGCCGTGCTCCCTGTAGTTTTGCAGGACGCTTTCGATTTCGCTCTTCTCCGCGCCGATGCAGGTCAGGTGCGAAACGACTGTCAGGCCGGTCTCCTGCTGGATGCGGGTGACGAGATTGTGCGTGCGTTCTCGCGTTGAACCGCCTGCGCCGTAGGTAACACTGACGTACGAGGGATCGAGAGGGGAGAAGTTCGAGATGGTTTCAAAGAGTTTGTCCCAGTCTTCCTGTTTTTTCGGAGGGAAAAATTCCAGGCTGAATACCGGTTCGGTTCGTGCGTCGAGAATCTCTTTGACAAGCATCCGGGTGTGATTTTTTACTGGTTGAACAGAAAATGACCGGAATATACTAAATTATGCGGTTGCATAACTCCTGAAATAACCGCCATAAACCCCTGATTATGCGGTATTTCCTTTCGGCCTATCCCGCAGTGCGACTGCTTGCCTGTGCTGTTGCGGGGATCATGGCCGCCATTTTTTTGCCTGTTGCCCCCATTGCCTGGTTTGCCGTCGCGATTGCGTCGTGTATCATGACGGCGTTGCTGCTTTTCGTCAGTCGCAAACGGCATCCAGTGGGTACGGTTTCCCTGTTTTCAGCGGCATGTTATCTGATGGCGGTGTTCAGCGTGTTCGCGTTTCATGCCTCAGCATCATACCGGCTCACGTCGTCACCGTCGCTGCTTTCATGGGTTGGGCGGGATGTGATTCTTTCCGGGATCGTCGATGGCCGCCCGGTTGACAGAAATGACCTTGTCACCATGCGGTTGCGGGTGAGCGAGGTGTTTGACGATGGCCGGACGACAACCGTTTCTGACAGGGCGAAGGTTGTCGTCCGGATGCCTGGAGACGAGGAGATGCGGTTTCAGGAGGGCGATTTTGTCAGGGCGAAGGGGCGGCTCGCTCTGATTCCTGTGGCGGCGAACAGGGGAGAGTATGACCCGCGTTTTCAGAATCGGCTGAAGGGAATTCATGTCCAGATTTTCTGTGCAGGGCCGTGGCAGGTGCTCCGGGAACCCCCGAAGCCGGGCTTTTCAGTGGTGCAAAGCATCGTCAATCCCGTTCGCAACTATCTCAATTCGGCAATTGACCGCAACTTTCCCGAGGGTGGCGCGCGGTACTTCATCAAGGGCATGGTGCTTGGCGAGCGCGAGCTGATGCCGGAAGAGCTGTACGAAGCATTCCGGCGAACCGGTACGGCGCACGTGCTGGCCGTTTCGGGTTTGCACGTGGCGCTTTTGGCCTATGCGGTGAATCTTTGCCTGCAACGCCTGAAGGTCACGGAGGCCGGACGCTGGCTATCGCTCTTTATCATTGTCGCGGTGATCGGCCTCTACAGCTTCGTGACCGGCAACGCCCCCTCGATCAAACGCGCCTCCGTCATGACGGCTGTGATCATTGCTGGCGGCACGATCGGACGCAAAAGTTATCCGGTGAACTCTCTGGCTGTCGCCGACCTGCTTATCCTTCTGTTCGACCCTTTTGACCTCTTGACGCCCGGATTTCTGATGACAAACGGCGCTGTGCTCGGTATTCTGACCATCTATCCGCGCTTGTCAGGCATCGTGCCGGATGGCAAAGGGGTGCTGCAGCGTTTCGGGCATTGGCTGTGGAGCGCCTTTAGTGTTAGCCTTTCGGCCATGATCGGTGTCAGCCCAGTGATCGCATGGTATTTCGGCACCTTTTCCCCGTCGGGCATTGCGGCCAACCTGCCGGTGGTGCTCTTTTCGACGCTCGCCATGTACGCCTCGTTTCCGATGTTCCTGTTTCACGGTTTCGCCAGCGGGATCGCTTCGCTTTTCGGCGCGGCATCATGGTTTTTCGCGCGTCTTGCCCTGTCATGCGCGGAGCTTTTCAGCCGTCTGCCGCTGGCCAGCGTGGAGGTGCGGCCTGGGGTGCTTGATGTGGCGGTGTTTTATCTCACCTTCGCGTTCGCTTTTTATGCGCTCGTCAAGAGGACGTGGGGACGACTCGCGGTTTTCGTTCTTGTCGGGATGAATGTTCTGCTCTGGAATCAAGTGCTCAGGCCGGTGCAGACGCCACCGCAGGTGGTGACAGTCAATGTTGGCCGGGAGGTCGCGGTGCTTTTTTCTGCGGGCGGCCAAACCTGCCTGGTCGATGCCGGACGGCGCGAGGGGAGCTGGGAGAGAATCCGTCAGCAGGCGAGTGTCTGGAATCTGGCAACACCGGTTTCGGTGGCAAGCCTCTTTTCTCCGGGCTCAGTGATACAATCCCTGCCGGTTTCGCCATTTCCGACTGCCTCAGGTGCCGCTCCTCACCGGAGTTTCGTTATCAGAATGCTGGATGCCAAGGTACTCAGAATCGACAGCAAGACGCACTCGTTGCTGCTTGTTTCGGGGCTGAAACGGCTCGAAAAGCAACGGGCGGATGGTGCCGATGTGGTGTTCTGGGTCTATCGTTTCACTGGAAAGGAGTGGCATCGGCTTGATGCGTGGATAGCAGAAACCAGACCACGCAGGATGCTACTCGTGCCGGGGCCATTCATGACCGCCGCGCAACGCGAATTGCTGAATCGCTATGCCGCCTCAAGGCAACAGGTCGAGGTGCGTTCAAGGAGCAGGCAGACGGTGTGGTATTAAATATTTTCCCGGCTGAAGAGGTCAGGCGCGGCGAGGGTGTCGATGATTTTGATGACGTCAGGCGAGAGGCCGGGCGGATTGATTTTGCGGAGCACCGAGGCGAGGGTGGCGATTTTGCCCTCGATCGGCAGGAACTTGTTGACCACGACGATCATGTTCTCCTTGACCCGGCAGTCACCTCCGACGAAACTGCCCTTTTCATACCTGATTTTGTGCCCGGTCGAGACCAGAGCTTCCTCGAGCAGATCGAGCTGTTTCTGTTTTTTTCATATCGCGCTTCTCTTCCGGCCGTTCAGTTCAGTCGCATTGCAAAAAGTATTTGAGCACCGGGGCCGCGTGCAGTGCCTGGATCATCCCTCCGTCGAAAACGATCTCACGCAGGCGGTCGAGCGGCGTCAGGTGCACCGTAATCTCCTCGGTCGGATCTAGGTGCTGCATTCCGGACAGGCTCACGCCTTCAGCGAGGAACGAGTAGGAGATGTTGTTCTGAAGAGCAGGATTTGCACTCAATTCCATCAACGGCGTCCACGTTCCGCCGCTGTAGCCGGTCTCTTCATGCAGCTCCCGTTTTGCCCCGTCGAGCGGCGATTCTCCCTCATCGAGCACTCCGGCGGGCAGCTCCCACGACACCTCGCCGAGGCCGTGGCGGTACTGGCGGATGAGCACTGCATGGCGCTCTTCGGTGATCGCCAGCACATTCACCCAATGGGGGAACTCTTGCACGTAATAGTCGTCGATTGTTCTGCCGCTTGTAAGCCGCACGCGATCCTGCCGCACGGTGAGCCACGGTCTCCGGTGCAGGTAGGTCGATTCGAGTACCTCCCAGTGCTCAGGATCGTTGTCGAAACGCTGGCTCATCCGCGCATTCTCGGGTCGAGGGCGTCGCGGATGCCGTCGCCGATGAGGTTGAAGCAGACCACGGTCGAGAGGATCGCCACGCCGGGGAAGGTTGAAATCCACCAGTGGTTCAGCAGGCTGTCGCGCCCCTCGTTGATGATGTTGCCCCAGCTTGGCGTTGGCGGTTGCACGCCGAGGCCAAGGAAGGAGAGGCCCGCTTCAGTCAGAATAATGCTGCCGATGCGCAGCGTGGCGGCCACGATGACCGGCGTCAGCGTGTTGGGCAACAGGTGGCGGAAGATGATGCGCAGGTTGGAAAGTCCGAGCGATTTGGCCGCCAGAATGAACTCCTGCTCCTTGAGCGAGAGCACCTGCCCGCGAACGATACGAGCCACACCCATCCAGCCGGTGAACGAGAGCGTGATGACGATCAGGTAGATCGAGTTGCCGAAAGTGGCGATGATGATGAGGATGAGGAAGAGCGCCGGGAAGGCGATGAGCACATCGACGATGCGCATGAGCGTGTTGTCCACCCAGCCGCCGAAATAGCCCGACGAGATGCCGATGACCGTGCCGAGCGAGACCGAGATGAGGACGACGAGAAAGCCGATGGAGAGCGAGATTCGCGAGCCGTAGATCACGCGGCTGAAGATGTCGCGTCCATACTGGTCGGTGCCGAGCAGAAAAGTTTTCGTGACGGCGTAAACCGGTTTTTCGCTGTTTCCGGAAACGTTGACGAGCTGATCGAGCGGCAGGCTTTTTTCCCGCATTCCTTGCCGGTAGAGCACCTCGTTGCCTTCGATGCGGTAGCTGTTCACGAACTTCAGGTTATGCTCCTCGTTACGCGACCGGAGCTTCTGGCTGTCGAGAATCAGGATGTTTGCTGCATTGGATGCCATGTCGCTGCCGGTGCGAAGCGGAATGACCATCGTCCGGTGCTGGCGAAGCACCAAGGCGTCAAGGCGCGTCAGTGGTGGCTGATAGGCGGTGACCAGGAAGTCCTGCTGGTCGTAGGGGCTGAAAGGCGAAAGCAGCGGCGCGAGGAAGGCGACCGAGTAGAGCACGAAGATCACCATCGATGCCGCCACCGAAATGCCATTGCGCTTGAAGGAGATCATGCCGAGCTGCCAGAGGCTCGCTTCACCGGATTGAGATTCATCTTTCTCTCTGAGCCCCTTGCGGTACGAACGCACGGAAAAGCGCAGGAGCAGGAAGGGAACAATGATGAGGTAGAGTGCAGCGATCCAGAATTCGAGGGTTTCAATTGTGAATATCTGGCTGAAGTTGGTTGGCGACAAAACAAGAAGCGTCACGCCTGCGGCCAGCGAGCGAAAGCTGATGATGACGAGGTCAAGTCTCGCCGCGAGAAGGGCGAAAAACGCCAGCGTCGCCAGCAGGTAAAAGAGGCCCAAAGAGCGTTTGCCTGCGCCCAGAAGGCCGAGTCCCGGCACGATTCGGTAGAGTATCGGCATGGATGATTCACTTGCTCGTTGCGTGACCATCGGGAATAGATGAATGGATTAGTCTCAAAGTATCCTCAAAGTACCCAAAAAACGACACTTGCTGCACGATTGCAAACGGCAATCCGTAAAAAAAGCCGCCTTTTCAAAAAAGGCGGCTTTTTTTCAATTTGCAAACCGTTCGAAGGCGAATCAGGCCTCAGCGGTGGCTCCTTCAGCAGCGGCTTCAGCCTCTTTCCTCGGAGCTACAACTGATACCACTGATGCGTCGGCATCACCGAGAATCTGGATGCCTTCCGGTGCGATTGCCTGAAGATCGCGAATATGCAGGGTCTGGCCCAGTTCGAGAACGGAGACATCGATGGTGAAGTGCTCCGGCATAGCTTCAGGTTTGCCCTTCAGGGGCAGGGTGTGTACGTTGATCTGGAGCTTGCCGCCACCGATCTTCACGCCAGGGCACTCGCCTTCGAGGTGGATTGGCACCTCCATTTCGACTACTTCATCAGCCGAGAAGAGCTGGAAGTCGGCGTGAATGACGCGATCGGTCACCGGGTCGAACTGCACGTCCTTGATGAACGAGCGGACAGACTTTCCATCAGGGTACTGAAGGTCGATCATGTGCGACTCAGACGAGTGAACAAGCTTGTTGAGGCTGATTTCCTCGACGCTGATGGCAACGGTGGCTTCTCCTTTATGGTAAACAACGGCTGGCACCTGGCCCTGACGGCGCAGCTTTGCAGCCTCGTTTTTCTTCACTTCGCGAAGGTTGACAGACAGTGCTCTTGTTTCCATGCTATTTCCTCTGGTTCCTTTAACAGTTAACGCTTGTATTAATGGTGATTGGTAATTTTTTGCGAGATGTTCTTGCTGTCGAACAGATAGCTGACCGACTCTCCGTCATAGATTCTCTTGATAGCCTCGCCGAACAGGTTGCTGATGGTGACGGTTTCGATTTTTGGGCAGTAGTCATGCTCGCTGACCAGCGAGTCGGTGACGATCACCTTTTCGAACACCGAGTTGTTGATGCGCTCAATAGCCGGTCCGGAGAGAATCGGGTGAGTGGCCGCGGCGTAGATTTTCAGACCGCCCGCCTCCTTGATCGCCTTGGCGGCGTTGACGATGGTGCCTGCCGTGTCGATCATGTCATCGACGAGCAGCACGTTCTTGCCTTTCACATCACCAATGATATTCATCACTTCAGCCACGTTCGCTTTCGGTCGGCGTTTGTCAACGATGACCAGCTCGGTGCCGAGTTCAGAGGCGAACTTGCGGGCAAGCTTGACGCCGCCTACGTCCGGCGAAGCCACGACGAGGTTGTCGGCAATATCCATGTTCTTGACATGGTCGATCAGCACCACGCTCGAATAGAGGTGGTCGAACGGAATATCGAAAAAGCCCTGAATCTGCGGAGCGTGCAGGTCCATGGTCAGGATCCTGTCGGCGCCCGCCTGCGTGAGCAGGTTCGCCACGAGCTTGGCGGTGATGGCCACGCGCGGCTTGTCCTTTCTGTCTTGACGGGCATAACCGTAATAGGGCAGGACGGCCGTGATTCTGTATGCTGAAGAGCGCTTGGCGGCGTCGATCATGATGAGCAGTTCCATCAGATTGTCAGCCGGGGGATTGGTGGACTGAATGATGAACATATCCGAGCCTCTGATCGACTCGAAGTAGTTGACCGAAATTTCGCCGTCCGAGAAGTTTTCCGCCTTAGCATCGCACAGCGGCATGCCGAGATAATCGGCAATTTTTTCCGCAAGTTCCGGATTGCTGCGTCCCGCGACTATTTTGATTGGTGTTTCCATCGCTCACTGCTTTTTCTGATGAAACGAATTATATTACGCCTCCATCTTCGGTTACCGGGTACGGCGCTCAGTGTGTCGCAACCGGAACGGTAAAAGGATTCAGAATATAGCAAAACGGATTAAAATTATAAGTAAATTTTCTGGCTGACCTTGTCAGTGTGTAGATCATGAAGATTGCAGATATCAAAGCCTTTCTCGGGCGTTACTTCGATCCGGTCGAGCTGGTCGGCGCGGGTGACATCGAAATCACCGGGCCAGCCAAAATTGAAGAGGCCTCGGCGGGCCAGGTCAGTTTTGTGGCCAATGAGAAGTATTACCGTCACATCGCCCAGACCGGCGCTTCGCTCGTTATTGTTGACCAGAAGGCTCCTCTTGACGACGCACCGGCAGGCGTGAGCTTCCTGAAAGTGCCGGATCCCTACACTGCTTTCGTGTTTATTCTCCAGCACTTCTCCGGCAAGCGGCGCATCGCGGCTCTCGGTGTCGCCGCCTCGGCTTCGATTGCCCCGTCGGCCCGGCTCGGCGAAAATGTCACCGTTGGCGAGCACGCTGTTATCGGCGAGCAGTGCGTCATCGGCAGCGATACGGTGATCGGCCCCGGCACGGTGCTTATGGACGGTGTGACTGTCGGCTCCGGATGCACGATCTTTCCGCTGGTGACGATTTACGACGGTACCGTGATCGGTGACCGGGTGACGATTCACAGCGGTACGGTCATCGGGGCGGATGGTTTCGGCTTCGCCCCGCAGAAGGACGGCTCCTATATTAAAATACCGCAGATGGGCACGGTCGAGATTGGCGACGATGTCGAGATCGGTGCGAATACGACCATTGACCGTGCGACGATGGGCACGACGGTGATCGAAAAGGGGGCGAAGATCGACAATCTCGTGCAAATCGCCCATAACTGCCGGATCGGCGGCGACACAGTCATCGCCTCGCAGGCCGGTATTTCAGGCAGCGTCAAGATTGGGCGCCAGTGCCTCATCGGCGGGCAGGCCGGATTTGCGGGCCATCTCGAACTTGCCGATCGCACTTCGGTGGCAGCCAAGGCCGGGATTTCGAAATCATTCCTCGAACCGGGGTTGGCAATTCGAGGTGTGCCGGCACAGCCGATGCGCGATCAGCTCCGGCAGGAGGCGCAGGTGCGGGGGCTTGGCGAAATGAAGTCGAAGCTCGAAGCGCTTGAAGCGAAGTTGCAGGCGTTACAGCAAAAGCTTGGCGAGTGAGGTCTTTACACGCCAGCTCCGGGGTTGATGGTTCTGTGGCAAGGCGGAGTTCCTGTTCTCATCGATACGAACTTTTCCTGACGAGATCAGTTTCAAAATTCAGGGGACAATTGAGCTGTGGATGTCGGCCAGTTTCCGCCTTACGGATTCGCGGGTGGGGCAGTTTACTGTCGATCAGGGTTGCTGTGGCGTTGATGTAGCCGATGTGGCTGAACGCCTGCGGGGAGTTGCCCAGCATTTCCTTGCTGTATGGGTCATACTCTTCTGAAAACAGTCCGAGATCGTTGGCAGCGGCCATCGTTATGCCGAGCAGCTTTTCGCCTTCAGCGATCTTCCCTGACAAGGCGAGGCACTCGATTATCCAGAAATTGCAGAGCAGGAATCGGCCCTCATCTCCTTCGAGTCCGTCATCAGCACGGTAGCGTTTGACGAATCCATTGTCCATGAGATGTGTTCGGCAGGCTTCGATTGTGCCCTGGATGCGGGGGTCGGTTACAGGCAGAAAGTCGACGAGCGGCATGATCAAGAGGCTGGCGTCGGGAATCTCCGTGTCGAAATGCTGGACGAAGGCGTTCAGCTGCTGGCTGAATCCGCGCCTGAGCACTTCGTTTTTGATCTCTTCGCACTCACGAGCCCAGCGTTCGATCGGTGCATCGAGTCTGAACTTGCGGGCGATGGCGATGCCGCGGTCGAGCGCCACCCAGCACATCACTTTCGAATAGACGAAATGGTACGAGCCGTTGCGCGCCTTCCAGATGCCGTCATCCGGCTTGCGCCAGTTTTCGATGGCCATTTCGCAAATACCCCTGAAAAATGACCAAAGCGTGGCGTCGATACTGCCCGAGCATACTCCGCAAGCCGGAGTGCAGCGTCCATGATTTCTCCGTAGATGTCTCACTGCTGCTGGCTGCGCGCGGCGTTGCCGGTTCGGACCGGTCTGGAGTGCCGGTATCCGTCAAGATGATTCAGATGCGTTTCCTGCAGCGGCTCTTCTCCGTGGATCGAATACATAGTCATCAAATCGCGCCTGCCGTTTTTCCGGTAGGTGTCGTGCAGCCAGCGGATGAACGTGTCCGCTTCGCTCGTGTGGCCGAGCGCGAAAAATGCCTTGAGGGTGAACGAGGCGTCCCTGAGCCAGTTGAAGCGGTAGTCCCAGTTGAGCTCTCCGCCGATGCTTTCCGGCAGCGATGTCGTGGCGGCGGCAACGATGGCTCCGGGTCGGCTGAAAGGTGAGCAGTTTGAGGGTCAGGAGCGACAGCGGCTGATCTGCCTGGCTGATCGTGAAGCCCGCCGCCTTTTTCGGCGATCACGCATTCATCGAGTCCGTAGCCAGGGTGCGGCTCAAGAGTCAGTATGAAATCTATTTGGCCTTGATCGACGCGAATGCAGTGATGAATGCCCTGGGGGCGTTCGTGAAACTGCTCTTCTTCAAGCGGCATGAAGTCATGTCATAGAGCGTCGCTTTGCCGTTATCGGTTGTGAACGAGGTGCAAAGAATACAGGTGCCGGACAAGTACTCCCGTTTGGACGAAAAGGCTTCGGCGGGTTTTAGGCTGAAATATCCACCTTTTCGTTCATCAAGCAGGGCCGCGAATACGGTTGGTGAGTCGAAATAGGGTGGCGAGCAATAATCGATCGAGCCGTTCGAGCTGACCAAGGCGGCAGTTCGCATGTTGCCGATCACGCCGTAATCCGAAATATTGCGATCCATGGCCTGGCAGGTTCAACAAGGCATTACGTCTGTGAATCGCATATTATTATGGAATTTGGGCGTTTTTGGGGGGAAAAAGATGGGTGGATGACTGATCGTGAAATTTCGTGCTGTGATCTTCAGCACATGTTTCTCATTTATGCCGCTGGTGTATTTACCTTGAGCATGGCGGTAACTTTTTGCAAGAAAGGCTTGAGCTTGACCGGTTTCAAGAGGCTATCGTTGATGCCGCTTTCTTTGGCAAGTTTCAGCGTCGCATTGTCCAGATTGCCACTCAGCCCGAGTATCGGTATGTCGCGATAGGAAGAGGGCATCGCGCGAATGCGTTGAGCAGTCTCAAAACCGTCGAGCACCGGCATTCTCATGTCGATGACCAGCAGGTCGCAGGGCTGTGACTTCAGAATATTAAGCGCTTCCAGACCGTTGGAAGCTTCGAGAATGGTGATGCCCAGCTTGTTGAGCATCAGCTTGATGACCCTGCGGTTGAAATCGAGATCGTCCGCTACCAGCACTGTCTTGCCCGATAGCGACTCTTTGAGTGTCTCCCGGACCATCTCCAGCGAGCTTTTCATGGCACTCAAGAGTTCGGGCAGGGCTGGTGGCATGGAGATGATGGTAGTTATGCTATTGTTGGCGTTGTCGACCAACGAGTTTGCCGAGGAGCGGCAAACGACAACGGGGATATCTCTACCTTTGTTCTTGACGCTGTTTGCAAGTTTTACTGTGCCAGCTTTTGGCTGACTGATATCCGCAAGAACAAGATCGTAATGCTTTGTCTCGAGCATTTCAAGGGCCTTGTTGTTATCCTCGGCGTTATCCATTCCGATTTTCAGCGGTATGAGCTGTTGACGGATCAATGGCACATATGCTTCGGGAATGGCAACCATGAGCACGTTTTTTCCTGCCAAGAAAGGTGTGTATTCCGCATAGAGGCTCGATTCGAATTTGTTGATTGTCGCCTTGTCGAGAACCGGGAACTCCAGAGCGAACTCCGTGAATTTGCCCACTTCGGATTTACAGGTGATCTGCCCCTTGAAAGATTTCATCACCCTTTGGCAGAACGCCAGCCCAAGTCCTGTGCCGTTTTTTTTGCCCGAAGTGAAGAAAGGCTCGAAGATTCTGGGAAGGATGTTTGGCGGAATTCCAGGGCCGTTATCACGGATGAGAATTTTGTTGACCGATTCCCCTCGCTGGATTGTGATTGCGAGGCGGCCGTCAGGCACCTGCTGAAGAATCTGCAATGCGTTTTCCAGCAGATTGTAAAGCATCAAACTGAAGTTGTTCTCCTCTCCAAGGAATATGAAATCTTCTCCCGGGCTAAGATGAATCATTTGTCGTTCGTGTTCTGAGGCATAGCCATACTCTTCTATGGCTTTTCGTGTTACTGTCATTGCTGACAGGCAAGCCAGATCCTCCCGGGTGACATCAGTATTCCTGAAATTGCCAAGGGTTACTGTGAT
Protein-coding sequences here:
- the metF gene encoding methylenetetrahydrofolate reductase [NAD(P)H] → MLVKEILDARTEPVFSLEFFPPKKQEDWDKLFETISNFSPLDPSYVSVTYGAGGSTRERTHNLVTRIQQETGLTVVSHLTCIGAEKSEIESVLQNYREHGIKNVLALRGDKPADIPTLEEAIKDFPHAIDLVRFIKVNFPEMGIGVAGFPEGHPETPNRMKELEFLKEKVDAGADYIVTQLFFDNRDYFDYVERCELAGITVPVIPGLMPIMTKKGMIRMGELALGSRIPSKLLRKVLEAADDKEVAEIGIEWATNQVQELLDHKVKGIHFYTLNLSEATLKIFRNLKRG
- a CDS encoding ComEC/Rec2 family competence protein → MRYFLSAYPAVRLLACAVAGIMAAIFLPVAPIAWFAVAIASCIMTALLLFVSRKRHPVGTVSLFSAACYLMAVFSVFAFHASASYRLTSSPSLLSWVGRDVILSGIVDGRPVDRNDLVTMRLRVSEVFDDGRTTTVSDRAKVVVRMPGDEEMRFQEGDFVRAKGRLALIPVAANRGEYDPRFQNRLKGIHVQIFCAGPWQVLREPPKPGFSVVQSIVNPVRNYLNSAIDRNFPEGGARYFIKGMVLGERELMPEELYEAFRRTGTAHVLAVSGLHVALLAYAVNLCLQRLKVTEAGRWLSLFIIVAVIGLYSFVTGNAPSIKRASVMTAVIIAGGTIGRKSYPVNSLAVADLLILLFDPFDLLTPGFLMTNGAVLGILTIYPRLSGIVPDGKGVLQRFGHWLWSAFSVSLSAMIGVSPVIAWYFGTFSPSGIAANLPVVLFSTLAMYASFPMFLFHGFASGIASLFGAASWFFARLALSCAELFSRLPLASVEVRPGVLDVAVFYLTFAFAFYALVKRTWGRLAVFVLVGMNVLLWNQVLRPVQTPPQVVTVNVGREVAVLFSAGGQTCLVDAGRREGSWERIRQQASVWNLATPVSVASLFSPGSVIQSLPVSPFPTASGAAPHRSFVIRMLDAKVLRIDSKTHSLLLVSGLKRLEKQRADGADVVFWVYRFTGKEWHRLDAWIAETRPRRMLLVPGPFMTAAQRELLNRYAASRQQVEVRSRSRQTVWY
- a CDS encoding NUDIX hydrolase; protein product: MSQRFDNDPEHWEVLESTYLHRRPWLTVRQDRVRLTSGRTIDDYYVQEFPHWVNVLAITEERHAVLIRQYRHGLGEVSWELPAGVLDEGESPLDGAKRELHEETGYSGGTWTPLMELSANPALQNNISYSFLAEGVSLSGMQHLDPTEEITVHLTPLDRLREIVFDGGMIQALHAAPVLKYFLQCD
- a CDS encoding ABC transporter permease; this encodes MPILYRIVPGLGLLGAGKRSLGLFYLLATLAFFALLAARLDLVIISFRSLAAGVTLLVLSPTNFSQIFTIETLEFWIAALYLIIVPFLLLRFSVRSYRKGLREKDESQSGEASLWQLGMISFKRNGISVAASMVIFVLYSVAFLAPLLSPFSPYDQQDFLVTAYQPPLTRLDALVLRQHRTMVIPLRTGSDMASNAANILILDSQKLRSRNEEHNLKFVNSYRIEGNEVLYRQGMREKSLPLDQLVNVSGNSEKPVYAVTKTFLLGTDQYGRDIFSRVIYGSRISLSIGFLVVLISVSLGTVIGISSGYFGGWVDNTLMRIVDVLIAFPALFLILIIIATFGNSIYLIVITLSFTGWMGVARIVRGQVLSLKEQEFILAAKSLGLSNLRIIFRHLLPNTLTPVIVAATLRIGSIILTEAGLSFLGLGVQPPTPSWGNIINEGRDSLLNHWWISTFPGVAILSTVVCFNLIGDGIRDALDPRMRG
- a CDS encoding 50S ribosomal protein L25/general stress protein Ctc, producing the protein METRALSVNLREVKKNEAAKLRRQGQVPAVVYHKGEATVAISVEEISLNKLVHSSESHMIDLQYPDGKSVRSFIKDVQFDPVTDRVIHADFQLFSADEVVEMEVPIHLEGECPGVKIGGGKLQINVHTLPLKGKPEAMPEHFTIDVSVLELGQTLHIRDLQAIAPEGIQILGDADASVVSVVAPRKEAEAAAEGATAEA
- a CDS encoding ribose-phosphate pyrophosphokinase, with translation METPIKIVAGRSNPELAEKIADYLGMPLCDAKAENFSDGEISVNYFESIRGSDMFIIQSTNPPADNLMELLIMIDAAKRSSAYRITAVLPYYGYARQDRKDKPRVAITAKLVANLLTQAGADRILTMDLHAPQIQGFFDIPFDHLYSSVVLIDHVKNMDIADNLVVASPDVGGVKLARKFASELGTELVIVDKRRPKANVAEVMNIIGDVKGKNVLLVDDMIDTAGTIVNAAKAIKEAGGLKIYAAATHPILSGPAIERINNSVFEKVIVTDSLVSEHDYCPKIETVTISNLFGEAIKRIYDGESVSYLFDSKNISQKITNHH
- the lpxD gene encoding UDP-3-O-(3-hydroxymyristoyl)glucosamine N-acyltransferase, with product MKIADIKAFLGRYFDPVELVGAGDIEITGPAKIEEASAGQVSFVANEKYYRHIAQTGASLVIVDQKAPLDDAPAGVSFLKVPDPYTAFVFILQHFSGKRRIAALGVAASASIAPSARLGENVTVGEHAVIGEQCVIGSDTVIGPGTVLMDGVTVGSGCTIFPLVTIYDGTVIGDRVTIHSGTVIGADGFGFAPQKDGSYIKIPQMGTVEIGDDVEIGANTTIDRATMGTTVIEKGAKIDNLVQIAHNCRIGGDTVIASQAGISGSVKIGRQCLIGGQAGFAGHLELADRTSVAAKAGISKSFLEPGLAIRGVPAQPMRDQLRQEAQVRGLGEMKSKLEALEAKLQALQQKLGE